A window from Cryobacterium sp. SO1 encodes these proteins:
- a CDS encoding MarR family winged helix-turn-helix transcriptional regulator — protein sequence MTEPADRVGRIQAEWARERPELDVGPQGVIGRLHRVGAALTEELTVVYRQHGLSEGDFDVLATLRRAGAPFERTPTELAEHTMVTTGAMTKRIDRLVGRGLATRRASDTDGRGRVVALTPEGRVLIDVAFEEHLRNEERLLGGLTIPERAQLESLLTKWAAQLPSGD from the coding sequence GTGACTGAACCTGCTGACCGTGTCGGCCGCATTCAGGCGGAATGGGCCAGAGAACGCCCCGAGCTCGACGTGGGCCCACAGGGCGTGATCGGCCGCCTCCACCGGGTCGGTGCCGCACTGACCGAGGAACTGACCGTCGTGTACCGCCAGCACGGCCTGAGCGAGGGCGACTTTGATGTGTTGGCCACGCTGCGTCGCGCCGGAGCACCTTTCGAACGCACCCCCACCGAGCTCGCTGAGCACACCATGGTCACTACGGGAGCCATGACAAAACGCATCGACCGATTGGTCGGGCGGGGCCTGGCAACCCGTCGGGCCAGCGACACGGATGGCCGGGGCCGGGTCGTCGCACTCACTCCGGAGGGCAGAGTGCTGATCGACGTGGCGTTCGAGGAACACCTGCGCAACGAGGAGCGCCTGCTGGGCGGCCTGACCATACCGGAGCGCGCGCAACTCGAGTCCCTGCTCACGAAGTGGGCGGCGCAGCTTCCGTCCGGGGACTGA
- a CDS encoding DoxX family protein — protein MEPLIALIVVTLLLLSGGAVGVRRLRPQMVPLRGGLAAMFLMTGVSHFVGMRAEMIDMVPPFVSEPELVVTLTGVLELAGAAGLLWTRSAPLAAACLTVLLLVMYPANVYAALEGVGGSAADALVPRTVIQIVFVSATLAVVVFYRRARTAEAGAK, from the coding sequence ATGGAACCGCTCATTGCACTGATCGTGGTGACACTCTTGCTACTCTCCGGAGGCGCGGTCGGCGTGCGGCGCCTGAGGCCGCAAATGGTGCCGCTGCGTGGTGGCCTCGCGGCGATGTTCCTGATGACCGGAGTGTCACATTTCGTAGGCATGCGCGCTGAAATGATCGACATGGTCCCGCCTTTTGTGTCCGAACCGGAATTGGTCGTCACATTGACAGGCGTACTGGAATTGGCTGGGGCGGCCGGCTTGTTGTGGACGCGTTCTGCCCCACTAGCTGCCGCGTGTCTCACCGTGTTGCTTCTTGTGATGTACCCGGCGAATGTGTACGCGGCGCTGGAAGGGGTCGGCGGCTCGGCGGCGGACGCGCTGGTGCCCAGAACGGTGATCCAGATCGTATTCGTCAGTGCAACCCTCGCGGTGGTTGTCTTTTATCGGCGAGCCCGCACAGCGGAAGCTGGTGCGAAGTAG
- a CDS encoding gamma-glutamyl-gamma-aminobutyrate hydrolase family protein (Members of this family of hydrolases with an active site Cys residue belong to MEROPS family C26.) — MSRVALVLRHADEIHLGNLEQVLIEHGYTVRYVDTLSADGVRGIDPAAADLLVVLGGEMGVYQADEFPVLAEEVQLLADRLAARRPVFGVCLGAQLMASALGSSVYRGPRNEIGYRLVETTEAGQDSPLRHVNGIPMMQWHSDTFDLPAGTTRLAGSTAYGNEAFAIEDWALAVQFHPELTAEMHEQWLASSEVEVRAEGLNPDELRRERTEHSEAMQQASRALFSEWLSGLPGGAVDPRRTP; from the coding sequence GTGAGCCGCGTCGCGTTGGTCCTCCGGCACGCGGATGAGATCCACCTGGGCAACCTCGAACAGGTTCTCATCGAGCACGGCTACACGGTGCGCTACGTCGACACCCTGAGCGCCGACGGGGTGCGGGGCATCGACCCGGCCGCAGCCGACCTGCTCGTGGTTCTCGGCGGCGAGATGGGGGTCTACCAGGCCGACGAGTTCCCGGTGCTCGCCGAGGAGGTGCAGCTGCTCGCCGACCGGCTGGCGGCCCGGCGCCCGGTCTTCGGGGTCTGCCTGGGCGCCCAGCTTATGGCCAGCGCACTGGGCTCATCGGTGTACCGGGGCCCGAGAAACGAGATCGGCTACCGCCTGGTCGAGACCACCGAGGCCGGCCAGGACTCGCCCCTGCGCCACGTCAACGGGATCCCGATGATGCAGTGGCACAGCGACACCTTCGACCTGCCCGCGGGCACCACCAGGCTGGCCGGTTCCACCGCCTACGGCAACGAGGCGTTCGCCATCGAGGACTGGGCCCTGGCCGTGCAATTCCACCCCGAACTCACCGCCGAGATGCACGAACAATGGCTGGCCTCCTCCGAGGTAGAGGTTCGAGCGGAGGGGCTGAACCCCGACGAGCTGCGGCGGGAACGCACCGAGCATTCCGAGGCCATGCAGCAGGCGTCCCGCGCCCTCTTCAGCGAGTGGCTGTCGGGCCTGCCGGGCGGCGCAGTGGATCCTCGAAGAACTCCCTGA
- a CDS encoding RidA family protein has product MGGQNGVDASGAVVSMDIAEQSSRAIDNVAIALDAAGAALTDVVQWTVLIDADADLGAAYGAIAPRLAGLGAPPLVTAARVAGLGVPGALIEVSAIAAVLPAYDRLQ; this is encoded by the coding sequence GTGGGCGGCCAGAACGGCGTGGACGCCTCCGGCGCGGTTGTGTCGATGGACATCGCCGAACAGTCCAGCCGGGCGATCGACAACGTGGCCATCGCGCTCGACGCGGCGGGCGCAGCCCTCACCGACGTTGTGCAGTGGACGGTACTGATCGATGCGGATGCCGACCTCGGTGCCGCCTATGGCGCCATCGCTCCACGGCTCGCGGGGCTCGGAGCCCCGCCGCTGGTCACCGCGGCGCGAGTCGCGGGGCTCGGCGTGCCCGGCGCTCTCATCGAGGTGAGCGCGATAGCCGCGGTGCTCCCGGCGTACGACCGGCTGCAGTGA
- a CDS encoding cation diffusion facilitator family transporter: MSASGGNKAIVAALLANLGIAITKFIAWFVSGSSSMLAEGVHSLADSGNQILLLIGGRKSKRAADTDHPFGYGRERYVYAFVVSIILFSVGGVFSIYEGIEKLQNPHELENAWLPILVLLVAIGLESFSLRTAVKESNRTRKDESWVQFIRHAKAPELPVVLLEDVAALTGLMLALSGVGLTVVTGDATWDAIGTLAIGVLLVLVAIVLGIETKSLLVGEGANAADVDAIKAAILDGPETKNLIHLKTLYLGPDELLVAAKLSFDSGQRFSDVAAGIDTVEARIRQAVPSARVIYLEPDLYVDPAMVSPPTDAIVIKGLE; encoded by the coding sequence ATGAGCGCATCAGGCGGCAACAAGGCGATTGTGGCGGCGCTGCTCGCCAATCTCGGCATCGCGATCACCAAGTTCATCGCCTGGTTCGTGTCGGGCTCGTCCTCGATGCTCGCCGAGGGCGTGCACTCCCTGGCCGACTCGGGCAACCAGATCCTGCTGCTGATCGGCGGCCGCAAGTCGAAGAGGGCCGCGGATACCGACCATCCGTTCGGCTACGGACGCGAACGTTACGTCTACGCGTTCGTGGTGTCGATCATTCTGTTCTCTGTGGGTGGTGTGTTCTCGATCTACGAGGGCATCGAGAAGCTGCAGAACCCCCACGAACTCGAAAACGCCTGGCTGCCGATCCTGGTGCTGCTCGTGGCGATCGGCCTGGAGTCCTTCTCACTGCGCACCGCCGTCAAGGAGTCCAACCGCACGCGCAAGGACGAAAGCTGGGTGCAGTTCATCCGTCACGCCAAGGCCCCTGAACTTCCCGTGGTGCTGCTTGAAGATGTCGCGGCTCTGACCGGCCTGATGCTGGCCCTGAGCGGCGTCGGCCTCACCGTGGTCACCGGCGACGCCACCTGGGACGCCATCGGCACCCTCGCGATCGGCGTGCTGCTCGTGCTGGTGGCCATCGTGCTGGGCATCGAGACCAAGAGCCTGCTGGTCGGCGAGGGCGCCAACGCTGCGGATGTCGACGCCATCAAGGCCGCGATCCTGGACGGCCCCGAGACCAAGAACCTCATCCACCTGAAGACTCTCTACCTCGGCCCGGACGAACTGCTCGTGGCCGCCAAGCTCTCCTTCGACTCCGGCCAGAGGTTCTCCGACGTGGCCGCGGGGATCGACACCGTCGAGGCCCGCATCCGGCAGGCTGTGCCCAGCGCCCGGGTGATCTACCTGGAACCCGACCTCTACGTCGACCCGGCCATGGTCAGCCCGCCCACCGACGCGATCGTCATCAAGGGCCTCGAGTGA
- the proC gene encoding pyrroline-5-carboxylate reductase has translation MTSTAPVTLPAIAFLGAGSMARAVLAGLLKPTVTVTGGIRTTNRSAAKAAELAGTAGVTAWATDAEPNANRLAVAGAGIVIVAVKPAMVPALLAEIADSLEPGTLVVSVAAGVTIATFEKHLPDGVAVIRSMPNTPAVVGMAVTGLSAGTRSTPAQMDLATALFETVGEVLVVPEEKIDALSTISGSGPAYVFYLIEQLTLTAIDKGFTPAEAATMVNGTFLGASALLAVSDLTPSELRRQVTSPKGTTERAVQQLETGDVKGLFDRATDAALARARELAAS, from the coding sequence ATGACTTCGACCGCACCCGTCACCCTGCCCGCCATCGCCTTCCTGGGAGCCGGCTCGATGGCCAGGGCCGTCCTGGCCGGACTGCTCAAGCCCACCGTCACGGTGACCGGCGGCATCCGCACCACCAACCGCTCGGCGGCGAAGGCGGCTGAACTGGCCGGCACCGCAGGCGTCACCGCGTGGGCGACCGACGCCGAGCCCAACGCCAACCGCCTCGCCGTTGCCGGCGCCGGCATCGTGATCGTGGCCGTCAAGCCGGCCATGGTGCCCGCCCTGCTCGCCGAGATCGCCGACAGCCTCGAGCCCGGCACCCTCGTCGTGAGCGTGGCGGCCGGCGTGACCATCGCCACCTTCGAAAAGCACCTGCCCGACGGGGTGGCCGTCATCCGGTCGATGCCGAACACGCCGGCCGTGGTGGGCATGGCCGTCACCGGTCTCAGCGCCGGCACCCGCTCGACGCCGGCGCAGATGGACCTGGCGACCGCCCTGTTCGAGACGGTGGGGGAGGTGCTGGTGGTGCCGGAGGAGAAGATCGACGCCCTGAGCACCATCTCCGGGTCCGGCCCGGCGTATGTCTTCTACCTGATTGAACAGCTCACCCTCACGGCCATCGACAAGGGGTTCACGCCGGCGGAGGCCGCCACCATGGTCAACGGCACCTTCCTCGGCGCCAGCGCGCTGCTGGCCGTCTCCGACCTCACGCCGTCCGAACTGCGCCGCCAGGTGACCAGCCCCAAGGGCACCACCGAACGGGCCGTGCAGCAGCTCGAAACCGGCGACGTCAAGGGCCTGTTCGACCGGGCAACGGATGCGGCGCTCGCCCGCGCCCGCGAGCTCGCCGCCTCGTAG
- the upp gene encoding uracil phosphoribosyltransferase, protein MRVHVADHPLITHKLTVLRDQRTSSPMFRALVEELMTLLAYEGTRGVRVEEVTVQTPVALATGVKISDPKPLVVPILRAGLGMLEGMVKLLPTAEVGFLGMARNEETLQPTTYAERLPDDLSDRQCFVLDPMLATGGSLIAAIEFLFDRGAVDVTAICILAAPEGLAAVETALAGREVTIVLGAVDERLDEHGYIVPGLGDAGDRLYGLV, encoded by the coding sequence ATGCGAGTCCACGTAGCCGACCATCCCCTCATCACCCACAAGCTCACCGTGCTGCGTGATCAGAGGACCTCGTCACCGATGTTCCGGGCGCTGGTGGAAGAGTTGATGACCCTGCTGGCCTACGAGGGCACTCGTGGCGTTCGCGTCGAGGAGGTCACCGTCCAGACTCCGGTCGCGCTGGCCACCGGCGTGAAGATCAGCGACCCGAAGCCGCTCGTGGTGCCGATCCTCCGCGCAGGACTGGGCATGCTCGAGGGCATGGTCAAGCTGCTCCCCACGGCCGAGGTCGGCTTCCTGGGCATGGCACGCAACGAAGAGACCCTGCAGCCCACCACGTACGCGGAGCGCCTGCCGGATGACCTGTCCGACCGCCAGTGTTTTGTGCTCGACCCGATGCTGGCCACCGGCGGCTCACTCATCGCGGCCATCGAGTTCCTCTTCGACCGCGGCGCCGTCGACGTCACGGCCATCTGCATCCTGGCCGCCCCAGAGGGCCTCGCCGCCGTGGAGACGGCGCTGGCCGGCCGTGAGGTCACCATCGTTCTGGGCGCGGTCGACGAACGCCTCGACGAGCACGGGTACATCGTTCCCGGTCTCGGCGACGCCGGCGACAGGCTCTACGGCCTGGTCTGA
- a CDS encoding DMT family transporter, whose amino-acid sequence MEATSKWMLVTAVAPIAWGTTYFVTREFLPPEYPLHGAVIRALPAGILLLLVARARPRGAWWWKAAVLGALNVGLFFVLLYVTAQLLPSSLASTVMAVSPVALMMLAWPLLGERPRMRAIVGALAGIAGVSLMLLTSAGAVNPLGVLASVAAMSSSAVGFVLTKRWAPTTGLVALTSWQLIAGGLFVLPVALLVEGAPPLLTGTELAGFAYVSVVATAVAFTAWFAGLRHLRASSVGLIGLLNPVSGVLLGVVAGGEVLGGRQVAGLALVVAGMLVGQRGAPRLARWVADRRVRRLAG is encoded by the coding sequence ATGGAAGCTACATCGAAGTGGATGCTCGTGACGGCGGTGGCGCCGATCGCCTGGGGCACCACGTATTTTGTCACCCGTGAGTTCCTGCCCCCGGAGTACCCGCTCCATGGCGCGGTGATCCGCGCGCTGCCGGCCGGGATACTGCTCCTGCTCGTGGCCAGGGCGCGGCCCAGGGGAGCCTGGTGGTGGAAGGCCGCCGTCCTCGGCGCCCTGAACGTCGGGCTGTTCTTCGTCCTGCTCTACGTGACGGCACAACTGCTCCCATCCAGCCTTGCCTCCACCGTCATGGCGGTCTCACCCGTCGCCCTCATGATGCTCGCCTGGCCGCTGCTGGGCGAACGCCCGCGGATGCGCGCGATCGTCGGGGCGCTGGCCGGCATCGCCGGAGTGAGTTTGATGCTGCTGACGTCGGCCGGTGCGGTGAATCCTTTGGGTGTGCTCGCGTCGGTCGCCGCGATGTCCTCCTCGGCGGTGGGTTTTGTGCTCACCAAGCGATGGGCGCCCACGACGGGCCTCGTGGCGCTCACCTCGTGGCAGCTGATCGCGGGCGGCCTCTTTGTGCTGCCCGTCGCTCTTCTGGTCGAGGGTGCGCCCCCGCTGCTGACCGGCACGGAGCTGGCCGGGTTCGCCTACGTGAGTGTCGTCGCCACAGCAGTGGCGTTCACGGCGTGGTTCGCCGGGCTCCGCCACCTGCGGGCCTCGAGCGTGGGCCTGATAGGACTGCTCAACCCGGTGTCAGGGGTGCTTCTCGGCGTGGTCGCCGGCGGCGAGGTGCTTGGTGGCCGGCAGGTCGCCGGGCTGGCGCTGGTCGTCGCCGGGATGCTCGTCGGCCAACGCGGCGCCCCCCGGCTGGCCCGGTGGGTCGCGGACCGTCGGGTCAGGCGGCTCGCTGGCTGA
- the tadA gene encoding tRNA adenosine(34) deaminase TadA yields MRLALHEAHGALASGDVPVGAVVLDAAGRVIGRGRNERELHQDPTLHAEVVAIREAASATGDWHLTGCTLVVTLEPCVMCAGAIVAARIPRVVFGAWDQKAGAAGSLYDVLRDRRLNHRVEVVSGVDEAECGRLLREFFEDPLRRPAGPTATR; encoded by the coding sequence ATGCGCCTGGCGCTGCACGAGGCCCACGGCGCCCTGGCCAGCGGTGACGTTCCGGTCGGTGCCGTCGTGCTGGATGCGGCGGGCCGGGTGATCGGCCGGGGCCGCAACGAACGGGAGTTGCACCAGGATCCGACCCTGCACGCCGAGGTCGTGGCCATCCGCGAGGCCGCCTCCGCCACCGGTGACTGGCACCTGACCGGCTGCACCCTCGTCGTGACGCTGGAGCCCTGCGTGATGTGCGCCGGCGCGATCGTGGCCGCCCGGATCCCCCGAGTGGTCTTCGGCGCCTGGGACCAAAAGGCCGGCGCCGCCGGTTCGCTCTACGACGTGCTGCGGGACCGCAGGCTCAACCACCGGGTGGAGGTCGTGTCCGGTGTTGACGAAGCCGAGTGCGGCCGACTGCTCAGGGAGTTCTTCGAGGATCCACTGCGCCGCCCGGCAGGCCCGACAGCCACTCGCTGA
- a CDS encoding helix-turn-helix domain-containing protein: protein MSRELPDPRLDDLHFLTVAEVADVMRVSRMTVYRLVHAGELPAVRFGRSFRVPESAVRRAIEPTLGGSESDGTFFIR from the coding sequence ATGTCACGCGAGCTCCCCGACCCGAGACTGGACGATCTGCACTTCCTCACCGTCGCCGAAGTCGCCGACGTGATGAGGGTGTCGCGGATGACCGTGTACCGCCTGGTGCACGCCGGCGAGCTGCCTGCCGTTCGCTTCGGACGCTCGTTCCGGGTGCCCGAATCGGCCGTCCGCCGGGCCATCGAACCCACTCTCGGAGGAAGTGAGTCGGACGGGACTTTCTTTATCCGTTAG
- a CDS encoding TrkA family potassium uptake protein — protein sequence MVDRIKHDAPVLIIGLGRFGAATAGKLDRLGREVLAVDSSEALVQKWSERVTHAVQADAKSIDALRQIGAQDFSVAVCAVGSSIEASVLIVANLVDLKIPQIWAKAISQSHGKILERIGANHVIYPEADSGERVAHLVSGRMLDFIEFDDDFALVKMYPPKPIRGLNLTESGVRTKHKVTVVGVKSPGRPFTYATAETVVSNHDLIIVAGTEGDIERFAALGS from the coding sequence TTGGTTGACCGGATCAAACATGACGCCCCCGTTCTCATCATCGGACTCGGACGTTTCGGCGCCGCAACGGCCGGGAAACTCGACCGGTTGGGCCGCGAGGTCCTCGCCGTGGACAGCAGCGAGGCGCTCGTGCAGAAGTGGTCCGAGCGTGTCACCCACGCCGTGCAGGCCGACGCCAAATCCATCGACGCGCTGCGCCAGATCGGCGCCCAGGATTTCTCCGTGGCGGTGTGCGCCGTCGGGTCCTCGATCGAGGCCAGCGTGCTGATCGTCGCGAATCTGGTCGACCTCAAGATCCCGCAGATCTGGGCCAAAGCCATTTCGCAGTCACATGGCAAGATCCTCGAGCGCATCGGCGCCAACCACGTGATCTACCCCGAGGCCGACTCCGGCGAGCGGGTCGCGCACCTGGTATCGGGGCGGATGCTGGACTTCATCGAGTTCGATGACGACTTCGCGCTCGTGAAGATGTACCCGCCCAAGCCGATCCGAGGCCTGAACCTCACCGAGTCCGGCGTGCGCACCAAGCACAAGGTCACCGTCGTTGGCGTGAAGAGCCCCGGCCGCCCGTTCACGTACGCGACCGCCGAGACCGTCGTGTCCAATCACGACCTCATCATCGTCGCCGGCACCGAGGGCGACATCGAACGCTTCGCGGCCCTCGGCTCCTGA
- a CDS encoding helix-turn-helix transcriptional regulator, translating to MADIFGVVADSTRRDILRILLERYNQSSVAQGELSVSDIVSSLGLSQPTVSKHLKVLREAGLVGVREEGQHRYYHLDYAPLEEIEDWLIPFLSIDVGTALVGAVDDTEVLKDEQRAFAAAIGKAFADTSFQMQHVVKDSGVKKSVKKWRKND from the coding sequence ATGGCAGACATCTTTGGCGTGGTGGCGGACTCGACCCGACGCGATATCTTACGCATTCTCCTCGAGCGCTACAACCAGTCCAGCGTCGCCCAGGGGGAGTTGAGTGTCTCTGACATCGTCAGCTCGCTGGGGTTGAGTCAGCCCACAGTGTCCAAACACCTCAAGGTGCTGCGCGAGGCCGGCTTGGTCGGCGTGCGCGAAGAGGGTCAGCACCGTTACTACCACCTCGACTATGCACCGCTGGAGGAAATCGAGGACTGGCTGATCCCGTTCCTCAGCATCGATGTGGGTACCGCTCTGGTCGGCGCCGTCGACGACACCGAGGTGCTCAAGGACGAGCAGCGTGCCTTCGCGGCGGCGATCGGCAAGGCCTTCGCCGACACTTCTTTCCAGATGCAGCACGTGGTCAAGGACTCCGGCGTGAAGAAGAGCGTCAAGAAGTGGCGCAAGAACGACTAG
- a CDS encoding winged helix-turn-helix domain-containing protein, with amino-acid sequence MSLAHIDSARSVQSYRPELVPAPAPAAPRIRAVPDGTQARGFVLYVGIDEAKAAAAGTSLHRIVEELKKLTQAIAPSSETHAAVALAPDGVGGRDVDVVRLALQDPAALAKHRNTPEDADRAPGGVVVDISRKRVILDNETAALTYKEFELLQYLVLREGRTIERAELISKLWDADSEEDAPNERTIDVHVRRLRAKLGRYEDIVRTVRGVGYRFDRHADVSIRQASTPSPDRF; translated from the coding sequence ATGTCTCTCGCCCACATCGACTCCGCCCGTTCCGTCCAGTCCTACCGCCCCGAGCTCGTCCCGGCGCCGGCGCCGGCTGCCCCGCGCATCCGCGCCGTACCCGACGGCACCCAGGCCCGTGGCTTCGTGCTCTACGTGGGCATCGACGAGGCCAAGGCCGCCGCGGCCGGCACGAGTTTGCACCGCATCGTTGAGGAGCTCAAGAAGCTGACCCAGGCGATCGCCCCCTCGTCGGAGACGCACGCCGCGGTGGCCCTGGCACCGGACGGCGTCGGCGGCCGGGACGTGGACGTCGTGCGCCTGGCCCTGCAGGACCCGGCAGCCCTTGCCAAGCACCGCAACACGCCCGAAGACGCGGACCGGGCACCAGGCGGCGTGGTCGTCGACATCTCCCGCAAGCGCGTGATCCTCGACAACGAGACCGCCGCGCTCACCTACAAGGAGTTCGAGCTGCTGCAGTACCTGGTGCTGCGCGAAGGCCGCACCATCGAGCGCGCCGAGCTGATCTCCAAGCTCTGGGACGCCGACAGCGAAGAGGATGCGCCGAACGAGCGCACCATCGACGTGCACGTACGTCGACTGCGCGCCAAGCTGGGCCGCTACGAAGACATCGTGCGCACAGTCCGAGGCGTGGGCTACCGTTTCGACCGTCACGCCGACGTGTCGATCCGCCAGGCCAGCACCCCGAGCCCCGACCGCTTCTAA
- a CDS encoding TrkH family potassium uptake protein, translating into MKTQSPTARFTKNSGTWYGRIRDSVDGIVRKSPSRFALFVFTALILLFTLLFSLPIASAGDTATPLHDAVFTAVSVICVTGLSTVDMATHWSAFGNVLVVVGVNIGGMGVLTLASLMGLVISRRLGLRAKLMAASDSNPSRIHVGPVNEGQAVRLGEVGSLLLTVAISTLAIEAAVALLLFPRMLIDGVPPGEALWQSIYYAAMAFTNTGFSPNAEGIGQFANDYWFLGALMSGVFLGSLGFPVLMTFARHWRTPRRWSVHVKLTLWTTVLLLVIGMVFYIILEFDNPRTFGSLNAGDTVFQSLFMSVMTRSGGFATIDINDLSGSSLLLTDMLMFIGGGSASTAGGIKVTTLAVLFLAAFAEAQGKEQMEAFGRRIPGDILRLAVSVVLWGATTVAVSSILILHISKQALDVVLFDVISAFATVGLSTGLTAELPPEGVYVLAATMFMGRVGTVTLAAALAASQSRQLFKRPEERPIVG; encoded by the coding sequence GTGAAAACGCAGTCCCCCACCGCACGGTTCACGAAGAATTCCGGGACTTGGTACGGGCGCATCCGCGACTCTGTCGACGGGATCGTGCGCAAGTCGCCGTCCAGGTTCGCGCTGTTCGTGTTCACCGCCCTGATCCTGCTCTTCACCTTGCTGTTCTCCTTGCCGATCGCCTCCGCCGGCGACACCGCAACCCCGCTGCACGACGCCGTGTTCACTGCGGTGTCGGTGATTTGCGTCACCGGCCTGAGCACGGTGGACATGGCCACGCACTGGTCGGCGTTCGGCAACGTGCTCGTCGTCGTCGGCGTCAACATCGGCGGCATGGGGGTGCTGACACTGGCGTCCCTGATGGGCCTGGTCATCTCCCGCCGCCTGGGCCTGCGCGCCAAGCTCATGGCGGCCAGCGACTCGAACCCGTCGCGCATCCACGTGGGCCCGGTCAACGAGGGTCAGGCCGTGCGGCTCGGCGAGGTCGGCAGCCTGCTGCTCACCGTGGCCATCAGCACCCTGGCCATCGAGGCGGCCGTCGCCCTGCTCTTGTTCCCGCGGATGCTGATCGACGGCGTGCCCCCCGGCGAGGCCCTCTGGCAGAGCATCTATTACGCCGCAATGGCCTTCACCAACACCGGGTTCAGCCCGAATGCGGAGGGCATCGGCCAGTTCGCCAACGACTACTGGTTCCTCGGCGCCCTGATGTCCGGCGTGTTCCTGGGCAGCCTGGGCTTCCCGGTGCTGATGACCTTCGCCCGGCACTGGCGCACCCCCCGCCGCTGGTCGGTGCACGTGAAGCTCACCCTCTGGACCACGGTTCTGCTGCTGGTCATCGGCATGGTCTTCTACATCATTCTGGAGTTCGACAACCCGAGGACCTTCGGGTCGCTGAACGCCGGCGACACCGTCTTCCAGTCCCTGTTCATGTCGGTGATGACCCGGTCCGGCGGTTTCGCCACCATTGACATCAATGATCTGAGCGGCTCGAGCCTGTTGCTCACCGACATGCTGATGTTCATCGGTGGCGGTTCGGCCTCCACCGCCGGCGGCATCAAGGTGACCACCCTCGCCGTGCTGTTCCTGGCCGCCTTCGCCGAGGCTCAGGGCAAGGAGCAGATGGAAGCCTTCGGCCGCCGCATCCCCGGCGACATCCTGCGCCTGGCGGTCAGTGTGGTGCTGTGGGGCGCGACCACGGTCGCCGTGTCGAGCATCCTGATCCTGCACATCTCCAAGCAGGCCCTTGACGTCGTGCTTTTCGATGTGATCTCGGCGTTCGCGACCGTGGGGCTGTCGACGGGGTTGACGGCCGAACTACCACCAGAGGGGGTCTATGTGCTGGCCGCCACGATGTTCATGGGCCGGGTTGGTACAGTGACTCTCGCGGCGGCGCTGGCCGCGAGCCAGAGCAGACAGTTGTTCAAACGCCCCGAGGAAAGGCCCATCGTTGGTTGA
- a CDS encoding 30S ribosomal protein bS22 → MGSVIKKRRKRMAKKKHRKLLRKTRHQRRNKK, encoded by the coding sequence GTGGGTTCTGTAATCAAGAAGCGACGCAAGCGTATGGCGAAGAAGAAGCACCGCAAGCTTCTTCGTAAGACTCGCCACCAGCGTCGTAATAAGAAATAG
- a CDS encoding TetR/AcrR family transcriptional regulator, with the protein MNSSSYHHGSLRSALLNDAAEAISESGASGLSLRDLARRAGVSYAAPTYHFGDKAGLLTALATQGFESLADELESTERRTGDFIEVGVAYVRFALKHPAYFDVMYRRDLLHTGDSALMTAQARAEQALYTGTRQLSHHQLGDDIHLACVAAWSIVHGFAALHLNRALPARFSSDPEAAARAIAGLLVRKG; encoded by the coding sequence ATGAACAGCTCCTCCTATCACCATGGTTCACTGCGCAGCGCATTGCTCAATGATGCAGCCGAGGCGATATCCGAGTCTGGAGCTTCAGGTCTGAGCTTGCGTGACCTCGCCCGCCGCGCAGGCGTCTCATATGCGGCACCCACTTATCACTTCGGGGACAAGGCCGGGTTGTTGACCGCACTCGCGACGCAAGGATTCGAATCCTTAGCCGACGAACTCGAGAGCACGGAGAGACGTACCGGCGACTTCATCGAAGTGGGCGTGGCCTACGTGCGGTTCGCCCTCAAACACCCCGCGTATTTCGACGTCATGTATCGCCGTGACCTACTCCACACTGGCGACTCTGCACTGATGACTGCTCAGGCACGCGCCGAACAAGCCCTATACACTGGAACGCGCCAACTTTCGCACCATCAACTCGGCGACGATATTCATCTCGCTTGCGTTGCTGCCTGGTCGATCGTCCATGGCTTTGCGGCTCTACATCTGAACCGTGCGCTGCCAGCCAGATTCAGCAGCGACCCAGAAGCGGCCGCTCGAGCCATCGCCGGCTTGCTCGTCCGCAAGGGATGA